One genomic region from Sphingobacterium sp. UGAL515B_05 encodes:
- a CDS encoding formimidoylglutamase, with the protein MSSLSVFFSPISITGFAPEHGFLSSQLGNVIQAYETDFPSWEADKQPQLAIVGVEEDRASINNNGTDKAPDAVRKHLYALYQGDYKMNIVDLGNIKAGNTIQDTYIALKSVVEELIKENILPIIIGGGQDLTYAQYLGYQNLERKIELAIIDARFDLDQENADNVSLTSRSYVNHIILHQPDYLFNLNAIAYQTYLVSKESINMYDKLFFNATRVGMIAGKMDQSEPLIRAADLISFDIGAIRASEAPGNANAMPNGLFGDEACQLARYAGMSDKCSSIGFYEFNPTFDPMEQTAMLVSQMIWCFIDGYYNRKQDTPLYPKSSYIIYRTTLENEEHELVFVKSKKSDRWWIQVPYFGSKSVNERYYLVPCRYEDYQLAVSGEMPDLWWKTHQKLQ; encoded by the coding sequence ATGTCATCACTGTCCGTATTCTTTAGCCCCATTTCAATTACAGGTTTTGCACCAGAACATGGGTTCTTGAGTTCTCAACTAGGAAACGTTATTCAAGCCTATGAAACAGATTTTCCGAGCTGGGAAGCGGATAAACAGCCTCAATTGGCTATTGTCGGTGTGGAGGAAGATCGTGCATCCATAAATAATAATGGGACAGATAAAGCGCCAGATGCTGTGCGTAAGCATCTCTATGCACTATATCAGGGCGATTATAAGATGAATATCGTTGATTTGGGAAATATCAAAGCAGGTAATACAATTCAAGATACCTATATCGCTTTAAAATCTGTCGTAGAGGAACTGATCAAAGAAAATATTCTTCCGATTATCATTGGCGGTGGGCAGGACCTGACCTATGCACAATATTTAGGGTATCAAAATTTAGAACGAAAAATAGAGCTAGCGATTATAGATGCACGTTTTGACCTTGATCAGGAAAATGCTGACAATGTAAGCTTGACATCTCGCTCTTATGTGAATCATATCATCTTGCATCAGCCAGACTATCTGTTCAATTTAAATGCAATAGCTTATCAAACGTATCTTGTAAGTAAAGAGTCTATCAATATGTATGATAAACTATTTTTTAATGCGACACGAGTCGGTATGATTGCCGGTAAAATGGACCAATCAGAGCCTTTGATCCGAGCTGCAGATTTAATTAGTTTTGATATCGGAGCCATTCGAGCGTCTGAAGCACCCGGAAATGCCAATGCAATGCCCAATGGCTTATTTGGCGATGAAGCTTGTCAACTTGCCCGTTACGCCGGGATGTCGGATAAATGCTCTTCCATCGGTTTTTATGAATTCAATCCAACATTTGATCCGATGGAGCAGACGGCTATGCTGGTCTCCCAAATGATCTGGTGCTTTATTGATGGTTACTATAACCGTAAACAAGATACGCCGCTGTACCCCAAATCATCTTATATCATTTATCGCACGACACTGGAAAATGAAGAGCATGAATTGGTCTTTGTGAAAAGTAAAAAATCAGACCGCTGGTGGATTCAAGTGCCTTATTTTGGATCTAAATCAGTCAATGAGCGCTATTATCTCGTGCCTTGCCGTTATGAAGATTACCAATTGGCTGTTTCAGGTGAAATGCCTGATCTATGGTGGAAAACACACCAAAAGTTACAATAA
- the rmuC gene encoding DNA recombination protein RmuC has protein sequence MEIFFFAGIVLLLVILIVLVLKKNTDTSVGPAYNKEVETLKIELARSQQREQSLLEERLMLKNELDKERENLLVAERSLESTRSFYEAQLDKFQEQKNEIAEIKRQFNNEFQVIANKILEEKTQKFTETNHRSLGLILDPLKEKIKLFEEKVDKNYNQEAAERNSLKGVVLQLVEQSLKIKDEANSLTKALKGDTKKQGNWGEVILERVLERSGLMRDREFRLQVSLMDADGRRMQPDAIIDLPEDKHLIVDSKVSLIAYERWVNAETDEDRAIFAKQHVQSVENHVKELSAKNYHELYGIESPEFVLLFMPIESALSMSVAEKPDLFSDAWDRKVVIVSPSTLLATLRTIASIWKQERQTRNVIEIAKEAGSLYDKFVSFLNDMEQVQNQLERALKSHEDATKKLSTGAGNVIGKVEKLKRLGAKANKQIDSKFLDEED, from the coding sequence ATGGAAATATTTTTCTTTGCGGGAATCGTGCTGTTATTGGTCATTTTGATCGTATTGGTACTAAAAAAGAATACCGATACCAGTGTTGGTCCTGCGTACAATAAAGAAGTTGAAACACTAAAAATTGAACTCGCTAGATCGCAACAGCGGGAACAAAGTTTGTTGGAAGAACGTCTTATGCTAAAAAATGAATTGGATAAAGAACGGGAGAATCTTCTGGTCGCCGAGCGGTCTTTAGAGAGTACACGTTCTTTTTATGAGGCGCAGCTCGATAAATTTCAGGAACAGAAAAATGAAATCGCCGAGATTAAACGACAATTCAACAACGAGTTTCAGGTAATTGCCAATAAAATATTGGAAGAGAAGACACAAAAGTTTACAGAGACCAATCACCGTTCCCTGGGCTTGATCTTGGATCCATTGAAAGAAAAAATCAAATTGTTTGAAGAGAAAGTCGATAAAAATTACAATCAAGAGGCAGCGGAAAGAAATTCTTTAAAGGGAGTTGTCCTTCAGCTGGTCGAACAGAGTCTTAAAATTAAAGACGAAGCCAATAGCTTAACCAAGGCGTTAAAAGGGGATACCAAAAAACAGGGCAATTGGGGCGAGGTAATTTTAGAGCGGGTTTTGGAGCGTTCGGGACTTATGCGCGATCGCGAATTTAGGTTACAGGTCTCTCTGATGGATGCCGATGGAAGAAGAATGCAACCCGACGCGATTATCGACCTTCCTGAAGATAAACATCTGATTGTGGATTCAAAAGTTTCGCTGATTGCCTACGAACGTTGGGTCAATGCGGAGACAGACGAGGACCGCGCAATTTTCGCAAAACAACACGTACAGTCCGTGGAGAATCACGTGAAGGAACTTTCCGCAAAAAACTACCATGAGTTATATGGTATCGAATCGCCGGAATTTGTCCTGCTGTTTATGCCGATTGAATCTGCATTGAGTATGTCCGTCGCTGAAAAACCGGATCTATTCAGCGATGCCTGGGATCGTAAGGTTGTCATCGTTAGTCCTTCGACACTATTGGCTACCCTTCGTACCATTGCCAGCATCTGGAAGCAGGAACGCCAGACTAGGAATGTGATTGAAATCGCCAAGGAAGCAGGGAGCCTTTACGATAAATTTGTGAGCTTTCTGAACGATATGGAACAGGTGCAAAATCAGTTGGAGCGCGCATTAAAAAGCCATGAAGATGCAACTAAAAAGCTCTCCACGGGCGCTGGGAACGTGATCGGAAAAGTGGAGAAATTAAAACGTTTAGGAGCCAAAGCAAATAAACAGATCGATTCCAAATTTTTAGATGAGGAAGATTAA
- a CDS encoding M3 family metallopeptidase codes for MKKRQLLPFFAIVATAFVGCEEKKVMTDNPLLLAYETPFNVPPFDKIKTEHFRPAFDEAIKVHNLEIDTIVNNPDKATFQNTIVALENAGGLLNNVSTVFYNLNSANTNDSIQAIAKDLAPILSSHSDEISMNTKLFDRIKTVWSSRNTLGLDEQDNKLLEETYKSFVRSGANLKDADKEKMKKINAELSTLTTQFGQNLLAETNAYTLVVDSASQLEGLPESLKTAAAEEAVAKGKKDKWVFTLQNPSIMPFLQYAKNRELRKQLWEAYQLRGNQDNTNDNKAIIQKIVNLRLQKAKLLGYSSHAAYVLEESMAKNPTNVYALLNKLWTPALAKAKGEEADIAKEIKAEGGNFAVAPYDWRYYTEIIRKKRFALNEDEIKPYLSLPAVREGAFAVANKLYGLTFVALNNVPTYHKDVEVYEVKDKDGSHLGLLYADFFPRESKRGGAWMTSYRNQSTKDGKRVAPVISIVCNFTKPVGKNPALLTFDEATTLFHEFGHALHGLLSNVRYRSMAGTSVPRDFVELPSQVMENWAADPEVLKTYAKHYKTKEAMPDSLIQKMEKAGTFDQGFATVEYLSAALLDMDYHATTKEISKDINGFEKTAMKKIGIIDAIIPRYRSTYFQHIFAGGYSAGYYAYIWSEVLDSDAFAAFKEKSLYDQVTADSFRKNILEKGGTDDPAKMYRTFRGADPDPKYLLKKRGLN; via the coding sequence ATGAAGAAAAGACAACTTTTGCCATTTTTTGCGATAGTGGCAACTGCATTTGTTGGTTGTGAGGAAAAAAAAGTGATGACAGATAATCCTCTTTTATTGGCTTACGAAACCCCATTTAATGTACCACCTTTTGACAAGATCAAAACAGAGCATTTTAGGCCGGCTTTTGATGAAGCAATAAAAGTACACAATTTGGAAATTGACACGATAGTCAACAATCCGGATAAAGCAACATTTCAAAATACGATAGTCGCCCTAGAAAATGCAGGTGGATTATTGAATAATGTATCTACTGTATTTTATAATCTAAATAGTGCCAATACAAATGACAGTATTCAGGCGATAGCAAAAGATTTGGCCCCGATCTTATCGAGTCATTCTGATGAAATCTCGATGAATACCAAACTATTTGACCGTATCAAAACAGTTTGGAGCAGTCGAAATACACTTGGATTAGATGAACAGGACAATAAACTGTTGGAAGAAACTTATAAGAGTTTTGTACGTTCCGGAGCGAATTTAAAGGATGCTGATAAGGAAAAAATGAAAAAAATTAATGCTGAGCTTTCAACATTAACAACGCAATTCGGACAAAATTTGCTTGCTGAAACCAATGCTTATACATTGGTCGTTGATTCTGCTAGCCAATTGGAAGGCTTACCAGAATCGCTGAAAACAGCAGCAGCTGAAGAAGCCGTAGCAAAAGGAAAGAAGGATAAGTGGGTGTTTACCTTACAGAATCCTTCCATTATGCCCTTTCTTCAATATGCAAAAAATCGTGAATTGAGAAAGCAACTTTGGGAGGCTTATCAGCTACGCGGTAATCAAGATAACACCAACGATAACAAGGCGATCATTCAAAAAATTGTAAACCTTCGCCTTCAAAAAGCAAAATTATTAGGTTATTCTTCACATGCGGCCTATGTACTCGAGGAATCAATGGCGAAGAATCCAACCAATGTCTATGCACTCTTAAATAAACTTTGGACTCCAGCACTCGCTAAAGCAAAAGGTGAAGAGGCAGATATAGCAAAGGAAATTAAGGCTGAAGGAGGTAATTTTGCCGTGGCTCCTTACGATTGGAGATATTATACAGAGATTATTCGTAAAAAACGCTTCGCATTGAATGAGGACGAAATTAAACCTTATTTGAGCCTTCCTGCAGTTCGTGAAGGAGCGTTTGCTGTCGCTAATAAATTATATGGTTTGACATTCGTAGCCTTAAACAATGTCCCAACTTACCATAAAGATGTAGAAGTGTATGAAGTTAAAGACAAAGACGGTTCGCATTTAGGTCTGCTATATGCCGATTTCTTCCCACGTGAGTCAAAACGAGGGGGAGCCTGGATGACTTCTTACCGTAACCAGTCGACAAAAGATGGCAAACGTGTTGCTCCAGTAATTTCCATCGTATGCAATTTCACAAAACCAGTGGGAAAAAATCCTGCCTTGTTGACATTTGATGAAGCGACTACCTTGTTCCATGAGTTTGGACATGCTCTGCATGGTCTTCTTTCCAATGTGAGATACCGCTCAATGGCCGGAACTTCTGTGCCCCGTGACTTTGTTGAACTACCTTCACAAGTGATGGAAAATTGGGCAGCTGACCCAGAGGTGTTAAAAACATATGCTAAGCATTATAAGACCAAAGAAGCAATGCCAGATTCATTGATTCAAAAAATGGAAAAGGCAGGTACCTTTGATCAAGGATTTGCAACCGTTGAATACCTTTCTGCTGCGTTGTTAGACATGGATTATCATGCTACCACAAAAGAAATTTCAAAAGACATTAATGGCTTTGAAAAAACAGCAATGAAAAAAATAGGTATTATTGATGCTATTATTCCGCGCTATAGAAGTACATATTTTCAACATATCTTCGCTGGTGGATATTCTGCAGGTTATTATGCCTATATCTGGTCTGAAGTATTGGATTCAGATGCTTTCGCAGCTTTCAAGGAAAAATCATTGTACGATCAAGTAACCGCTGATTCTTTCCGTAAAAATATCCTTGAAAAAGGAGGTACTGATGATCCTGCTAAAATGTACCGTACATTTAGAGGTGCAGATCCAGATCCAAAATATCTATTGAAAAAGAGAGGTTTGAACTAA
- a CDS encoding DUF4407 domain-containing protein, with protein MSDINRFFWRCAGVHQETLEKYPEEHSKYTAIGATIFFTGLFASLSGGYAMYFVFSGGAFDWLLAIVFGIIWGLAIFNMDRYIVLSINKSKSGLMQLLQALPRILLAILIGLVISRPLELKIFDKEIRENLRVRFLADQRAKIDTLNSTFNKKYANEVSLLKAITVERDSLEASIKNDRTKLNYEIFGNKTTETSGVMGYGPYAKMKEEELKKKEGYLDTLRNKITTQQNAIRQKQKFEGILDQKVLSNASLDSAVNVAGFADRNSALGNLRYDANGKVNESNANAVFFIALLFVFLECLPVIVKLLAGKDPYDNEVQNQRTIHDYESDTNVTVQKEAVDRLKDTYVDVSINKRMKEL; from the coding sequence ATGAGCGATATTAACCGTTTCTTTTGGAGATGTGCGGGGGTACATCAAGAAACTCTTGAAAAATATCCGGAAGAGCATAGTAAGTACACAGCCATAGGTGCTACTATTTTTTTTACGGGATTGTTTGCCAGCCTTTCGGGTGGCTATGCCATGTATTTCGTATTTAGTGGTGGGGCATTTGACTGGCTCTTGGCCATTGTATTTGGCATCATTTGGGGTTTAGCGATATTCAATATGGATCGCTATATTGTACTCAGTATAAATAAATCAAAAAGTGGCCTTATGCAGCTTCTGCAGGCTCTTCCTCGAATTTTATTGGCAATTTTGATTGGTTTGGTTATCTCTAGGCCGTTGGAGTTAAAAATCTTCGATAAAGAGATTCGAGAAAACCTCCGTGTACGTTTTCTCGCAGATCAACGCGCTAAAATCGACACGCTCAACAGTACTTTCAATAAGAAATATGCCAATGAGGTTTCGCTTTTAAAAGCGATTACGGTCGAACGTGATTCATTAGAAGCCAGTATTAAAAATGACCGTACAAAATTGAATTACGAGATATTCGGGAACAAAACAACTGAAACATCAGGTGTCATGGGGTATGGCCCTTATGCCAAAATGAAAGAAGAAGAGTTGAAGAAAAAAGAAGGTTATTTGGATACTTTACGGAACAAGATAACGACCCAGCAAAACGCAATACGTCAGAAACAGAAATTTGAGGGGATATTGGACCAAAAAGTCTTATCCAACGCTTCGTTGGACAGCGCTGTCAATGTCGCTGGTTTTGCAGACCGCAATTCTGCGCTGGGTAATCTAAGGTACGATGCCAATGGAAAGGTCAACGAATCCAATGCAAATGCTGTGTTTTTTATTGCGTTGCTTTTTGTCTTCCTCGAGTGTCTTCCGGTAATCGTCAAGCTCTTGGCAGGAAAGGATCCTTATGACAACGAAGTCCAAAACCAAAGGACTATTCATGATTACGAATCAGACACCAATGTCACTGTTCAAAAAGAAGCTGTAGATCGTTTAAAGGATACCTATGTGGATGTTTCCATCAATAAACGGATGAAAGAGCTTTAG